In Calothrix sp. PCC 7507, one DNA window encodes the following:
- a CDS encoding transposase — protein sequence MLSEPKHGGCSRLAEILGDVSHDSVNRFLLRERYEPKDLFDIVREIINLEGGILSVDDTVIEKLYSEPKYAELIGYFWSGKYHKAIKGLNLITLYYSDIHGNSVPINYRIYDKKEGRTKNDYFQEMLIEVIDWGVKPRLVTGDSWYSGVENLKFLRNQKLGFLFGVEKNRTVSNEPGKYCHVSSLELPEQGLVTHLREFGFIKLFRKDFKKEDSRHYILYLPDKEALQQITRSEFVTIHDTHWGIESFHRAIKQVCGICRFMVRDSHAIKTHIFCSLQAFVRLEKMRSENIINNWYEVQRNLFTKVIREYVLDNLSAVCAD from the coding sequence TTGCTATCGGAGCCAAAGCATGGAGGGTGCAGTCGGTTAGCAGAAATCTTGGGAGATGTTTCACATGATAGTGTGAACAGATTTTTGTTGAGAGAAAGATACGAGCCAAAAGATTTATTCGACATTGTCAGAGAAATAATCAATTTAGAAGGAGGTATTTTAAGCGTTGATGACACAGTAATAGAAAAGCTATACAGCGAACCAAAATACGCAGAATTAATTGGATATTTTTGGTCAGGGAAATACCATAAGGCGATTAAAGGATTAAATTTAATCACACTGTATTACAGCGACATACATGGGAATTCAGTCCCAATAAATTACAGAATATATGACAAAAAGGAGGGGAGAACCAAGAACGATTATTTCCAAGAAATGCTGATTGAAGTGATTGATTGGGGTGTAAAACCAAGACTAGTGACAGGAGATAGTTGGTACTCAGGAGTAGAAAACTTAAAGTTTTTAAGAAACCAGAAATTGGGTTTTCTATTTGGTGTTGAGAAGAACAGAACTGTATCTAATGAACCAGGAAAGTATTGCCATGTAAGCAGTTTAGAGCTTCCTGAGCAAGGGTTAGTCACGCATCTGAGAGAATTTGGATTTATCAAGTTGTTTAGGAAGGACTTCAAAAAAGAAGACTCTAGGCACTATATATTGTATCTACCAGATAAAGAAGCTCTCCAACAAATAACCAGAAGTGAATTTGTGACAATTCATGATACTCATTGGGGAATTGAAAGTTTTCATAGAGCCATCAAACAAGTATGTGGAATTTGTCGATTCATGGTTAGAGATAGCCACGCAATCAAAACACATATATTTTGCTCGCTTCAAGCATTTGTTCGTTTAGAAAAAATGCGCTCTGAAAATATCATTAACAATTGGTATGAAGTCCAAAGGAATCTATTCACAAAAGTTATTCGTGAATATGTTTTGGATAATTTGAGCGCTGTTTGTGCTGATTGA